A region of Myxococcales bacterium DNA encodes the following proteins:
- a CDS encoding AAA family ATPase, with product MRLARVDLISWGHFARASLDLSAPGLHLVYGPNEAGKSTARRAITALLFGVPRGTPDAFLLPKATDARVGGRVVGESGEVLELVRRGGQKNTLLTPREEVLSEEALSRLVGVGEATFSAVFSMDHDTLRQGAEAVLRVGGDVGESLAAAALGDARLSKAATRLRAREGELYNPSPNARKSQLHEALRAYKEARQKVDDSESDPAAYDEQRRHAQACRDAHEAALRRLADTRGRRLRLEEVQRARPVVRERAVVEARLAVLAHVPALRGGLEQEHSAIAQSRRQAEGGLEVIAARRETLGARAAERLPVAEAPLAWLAPLRSGLARVEPRSAHLERLAALVAEHGVALANADPSLAPWLEAPEAARQLLRRRVATLRHLEAARDARRLHGQVALRAAALREPRAEEDPARILLLERAVATLDTAMLLETRATATLRELDAAARSRDGHELEAGALLGELFSPGTSIEAVRALDLPGASQLSASDEERRSHSRLLERMTSDALQLGAERDEAEAQLALQRASMDLPSEDDLASARARRDAAISELAGGAEPLLRLVEARGAVRAADDLADKMRREAHRVLGFAKLAQRVVGLQERARTLDEEVSRLRGRLHGEGRAELEAFVEAGVRVRGVDDLTPARQKLDRLLASARSAETAIRAHAAVSAAARDLAVTYGTALADSGVVNVNGAAPLALARELVTGRREELRTALAVARERVQVARLREAERGQTDAELSRLEASMAADSEAVRGELEALGLAPTADSEAARDRFDALSELLRASDARAALGRERASLVAEDEAFRVDVVSAEQALAQPPSERPLRERAARLVARLEADSRSADEARRDAEDDRALGAQQRELEGVVAARRREQAELFALASAPDEGTFLEVVRVAEEKSALELRRAHLDLELGRLSQTCSGGELVELVCARAPEEVDEELAALETEIDELEQQARRELEAAIACERGVAQYHTQDMGAARAAEEAEFHAARVRETVEAWLAERAARRLLERRIERYREESQGPVLARASAHFRALTAGAYTGVTAELGRDDRVTLHARRAPRRDGGEGRGGNDGGVGGVAGGAGGPVGGSLDLSELSDGTRDQLFLALRVASLERLGALGTRAPVVIDDALVHFDDTRSRAALAVLAGLADTHTVVYLTHHAHLVELARAELAAAVTVHTLEKSQPG from the coding sequence GTGAGGCTCGCGCGTGTCGACCTGATCTCGTGGGGCCACTTCGCCCGCGCGTCGCTGGACCTCTCCGCGCCGGGGCTGCACCTCGTCTACGGTCCGAACGAGGCGGGCAAGAGCACGGCGAGGCGCGCCATCACCGCGCTGCTGTTTGGCGTCCCGCGGGGCACGCCCGACGCGTTCCTCCTACCCAAGGCCACGGACGCTCGCGTGGGCGGGCGCGTGGTCGGCGAATCCGGCGAGGTCCTCGAGCTCGTGCGGCGGGGCGGCCAGAAGAACACCCTCCTCACCCCGCGCGAGGAGGTCCTCTCCGAGGAGGCGCTCTCGCGGCTCGTGGGGGTGGGGGAGGCGACGTTCTCCGCCGTATTCTCCATGGATCACGACACTTTACGTCAGGGGGCGGAGGCGGTGCTGCGCGTCGGAGGCGACGTGGGCGAGAGCCTCGCTGCCGCCGCCCTCGGGGACGCGCGGTTGTCGAAGGCCGCGACGCGCCTCCGCGCGCGCGAGGGAGAGCTCTACAACCCGTCCCCAAACGCGAGGAAGAGCCAGCTCCACGAGGCGCTGAGGGCCTACAAGGAGGCCCGGCAGAAGGTCGACGACTCCGAGAGCGATCCGGCGGCCTACGACGAGCAGCGACGCCACGCGCAAGCGTGCCGCGACGCCCACGAGGCCGCTCTCCGGCGGCTGGCGGACACGCGGGGACGGCGCCTGCGCCTCGAGGAGGTCCAGCGCGCGCGGCCCGTCGTGCGCGAGCGCGCGGTCGTCGAGGCTCGCCTCGCCGTGCTCGCCCACGTGCCGGCCCTCCGCGGAGGCCTCGAGCAGGAGCACTCGGCGATCGCGCAGAGCCGGCGGCAGGCCGAGGGTGGACTCGAGGTGATCGCGGCGCGGCGCGAGACCCTCGGCGCGCGCGCGGCGGAGCGCCTCCCCGTGGCAGAGGCGCCGCTCGCGTGGCTCGCGCCACTGCGGAGCGGCCTCGCGCGGGTCGAGCCTCGCTCGGCGCACCTCGAGCGCCTCGCGGCGCTCGTCGCCGAGCACGGCGTGGCGCTCGCCAACGCGGATCCCTCGCTCGCCCCGTGGCTCGAGGCCCCCGAGGCTGCGCGGCAGCTCCTTCGCCGCCGCGTCGCGACCCTCCGTCACCTCGAGGCCGCGCGCGACGCGCGCCGGCTGCACGGTCAGGTCGCATTGCGCGCCGCCGCGCTTCGAGAGCCGCGCGCCGAGGAGGACCCCGCGCGCATCTTGCTGCTCGAGCGCGCCGTCGCGACGCTCGATACGGCGATGCTCCTCGAGACGCGGGCCACCGCCACGCTCCGTGAGCTCGACGCCGCGGCACGCTCACGCGATGGTCACGAGCTCGAGGCCGGGGCGCTCCTCGGTGAGCTGTTCTCGCCCGGCACCTCCATCGAGGCCGTACGCGCGCTCGATCTCCCTGGGGCGTCCCAGCTCTCGGCCAGTGACGAGGAGCGGCGCTCGCACTCCCGGCTCCTCGAGCGCATGACCTCCGACGCGCTCCAGCTCGGCGCCGAGCGGGACGAGGCCGAAGCCCAGCTCGCCCTCCAGCGCGCGTCGATGGACCTGCCCTCCGAGGACGATCTCGCGTCCGCACGGGCGCGCCGTGACGCCGCGATCTCGGAGCTCGCGGGCGGCGCGGAGCCGCTCCTTCGCCTCGTCGAGGCGCGAGGCGCAGTGCGCGCCGCCGACGACCTCGCCGACAAGATGCGTCGTGAGGCGCACCGCGTCCTCGGCTTCGCGAAGTTGGCCCAGAGGGTCGTGGGCCTCCAGGAGCGCGCGCGCACGCTCGACGAGGAGGTGAGCCGGCTGCGCGGGCGCCTTCATGGCGAGGGGCGCGCCGAGCTCGAGGCCTTCGTCGAGGCCGGCGTCCGAGTGCGAGGCGTGGACGACCTCACCCCTGCGCGCCAGAAGCTCGATCGCCTGCTCGCCAGCGCGCGCAGCGCCGAGACGGCGATCCGGGCTCACGCGGCCGTCTCCGCAGCGGCGCGCGACCTCGCTGTGACCTACGGGACGGCGCTCGCCGACTCGGGCGTCGTGAACGTGAACGGCGCCGCGCCCCTCGCGCTCGCGCGCGAGCTCGTGACCGGCCGGCGCGAGGAGCTCCGCACGGCGCTCGCCGTCGCCCGCGAGCGCGTGCAGGTGGCTCGGCTGCGCGAGGCCGAGCGCGGCCAGACCGACGCGGAGCTCTCGCGGCTCGAGGCGAGCATGGCCGCCGACTCGGAGGCCGTCCGCGGCGAGCTCGAGGCGCTCGGGCTCGCGCCCACCGCCGACTCGGAGGCCGCGCGCGACCGCTTCGACGCCCTCTCCGAGCTGCTCCGCGCGTCCGACGCACGCGCGGCGCTCGGGCGCGAGCGCGCGAGCCTGGTGGCGGAGGACGAGGCCTTCCGGGTCGACGTCGTCTCGGCCGAGCAGGCCCTCGCGCAGCCCCCGTCGGAGCGGCCCCTGCGCGAGCGGGCGGCGCGGCTCGTCGCGCGGCTCGAGGCGGACTCGCGCAGCGCCGACGAGGCGCGGCGCGACGCGGAAGACGATCGCGCGCTCGGCGCCCAGCAGCGCGAGCTCGAGGGGGTCGTCGCGGCCCGGCGGCGCGAGCAGGCCGAGCTCTTCGCGCTGGCCTCCGCGCCCGACGAGGGCACCTTCCTGGAGGTCGTGCGGGTCGCGGAAGAGAAGAGCGCGCTCGAGCTCCGCCGTGCGCACCTCGACCTCGAGCTCGGTCGACTCTCGCAGACCTGCTCGGGGGGCGAGCTCGTCGAGCTCGTCTGCGCGCGGGCGCCCGAGGAGGTCGACGAAGAGCTGGCGGCGCTCGAGACCGAGATCGACGAGCTCGAGCAGCAGGCGCGGCGGGAGCTCGAGGCGGCGATCGCCTGCGAGCGGGGCGTCGCCCAGTACCACACGCAGGACATGGGCGCGGCGCGCGCCGCCGAGGAGGCCGAGTTCCACGCGGCCCGCGTGCGCGAGACCGTCGAGGCGTGGCTCGCCGAACGCGCCGCGCGGAGGCTCCTAGAGCGCCGCATCGAGCGCTACCGCGAGGAGAGCCAGGGGCCCGTGCTGGCGCGCGCCTCGGCGCACTTCCGCGCGCTCACGGCCGGCGCCTACACCGGCGTCACCGCGGAGCTCGGCCGCGACGACAGGGTCACGCTCCACGCGCGCCGCGCGCCTCGCCGCGACGGGGGCGAAGGGAGAGGCGGGAACGACGGGGGCGTCGGCGGCGTGGCGGGCGGGGCCGGCGGTCCCGTGGGCGGGAGCCTCGACCTGTCCGAGCTCAGCGACGGCACGCGCGACCAGCTCTTCCTCGCCCTCCGCGTCGCCAGCCTCGAGCGGCTCGGCGCGCTCGGCACGCGCGCGCCCGTGGTGATCGACGACGCCCTCGTGCACTTCGACGACACGCGGTCTCGCGCCGCGCTCGCCGTGCTCGCGGGGCTCGCCGACACCCACACCGTCGTGTACCTCACGCACCACGCGCACCTCGTCGAGCTCGCTCGGGCGGAGCTCGCCGCGGCGGTCACCGTCCACACCCTGGAAAAAAGTCAACCTGGTTGA
- the rplT gene encoding 50S ribosomal protein L20 encodes MPRAKRGFKARRRRNRILKHASGFHSARSRLFAYAKEVVMKAWVYAYAHRKRKKRDFRRLWIARINAAARTSGTSYSRLMHGLKIANIGLDRKVLSDIAIVDPKGFEQIVKSAATAKA; translated from the coding sequence ATGCCCCGCGCAAAACGAGGATTCAAGGCGCGTCGCCGCCGCAACCGTATTCTGAAGCACGCTTCGGGCTTCCATAGCGCCCGCTCGCGCCTCTTCGCGTATGCGAAGGAGGTCGTGATGAAGGCCTGGGTGTACGCGTACGCCCACCGCAAGCGCAAGAAGCGCGACTTCCGCCGCCTGTGGATCGCGCGCATCAACGCCGCGGCTCGCACGAGCGGAACGAGCTACTCGCGCCTCATGCACGGCCTGAAGATCGCGAACATCGGCCTCGACCGCAAGGTGCTGTCCGACATCGCGATCGTCGACCCCAAGGGCTTCGAGCAGATCGTCAAGTCCGCGGCCACCGCCAAGGCCTGA
- the rpmI gene encoding 50S ribosomal protein L35, whose protein sequence is MPKMKTRKTAAKRFKVTGSGRVRRSKQGGNHGMQEKSRKRIRRLRNNDMVDKTLEKHIKRLIPYG, encoded by the coding sequence ATGCCCAAGATGAAAACCCGCAAGACCGCCGCAAAGCGGTTCAAAGTGACCGGCTCCGGCCGCGTCCGCCGTTCCAAGCAGGGCGGGAACCACGGAATGCAGGAGAAATCGCGCAAGCGCATTCGCCGCCTCCGCAACAACGACATGGTCGACAAGACGCTCGAGAAGCACATCAAGCGTCTCATCCCCTACGGCTGA
- a CDS encoding amidase, which translates to MTPEEYLTYDAISLAELVRTKKASPRELLDASLAVIDRHDPKVNAVIHRLDGAARAQAETVSQGAFAGVPFLVKDLDGTLANAPWNAGSKSLRGYVAPGDSELIARYRRAGLVFVGKTNTPEFGLLAITEPELHGATRNPWNLDHVPGGSSGGSAAAVAYGAVPVAHAGDGGGSIRIPASACGLFGLKPTRGRMPLGPGKGEGWHGFVVPHVLSRTVRDSAAFLDATHGPDVGAPYVAPAPRGTFLGAVTQSLKAPAKLRVGFTARSLLGEHTHPECKQALSAAMELCASLGHEVVEVDVPVDRDAVRVAYLTIVAAGAAFAVEDAGRIAKREVGADDFEATTWFLAQVGRALSALDLERARATVACVQRQIGALFESLDVLSTPTLAYPPAKIGELAPKPAERVALRALRAVPAKPVLERALFELAKNALERTPNTMLFNMTGQPAMSVPLHWGAGSLPIGVQFVGKFGDEETLLGLAGQLEVASPWSARRPFS; encoded by the coding sequence GTGACCCCCGAAGAATACCTCACCTACGACGCCATCTCCCTCGCCGAGCTTGTCCGCACCAAGAAGGCCTCGCCCCGCGAGCTGCTCGACGCGTCGCTCGCGGTGATCGACCGCCACGACCCCAAGGTGAACGCGGTCATCCACCGGCTCGACGGCGCGGCCCGCGCCCAGGCCGAGACCGTGAGCCAGGGCGCCTTCGCGGGGGTTCCCTTTTTGGTCAAGGATCTTGACGGAACCCTCGCGAACGCCCCGTGGAACGCGGGCTCGAAATCGCTCCGTGGCTACGTCGCGCCGGGCGACTCCGAGCTCATCGCGCGCTACCGCCGGGCGGGCCTCGTCTTCGTGGGCAAGACGAACACCCCCGAGTTCGGCCTGCTCGCGATCACCGAGCCCGAGCTCCACGGCGCCACCCGCAACCCTTGGAACCTCGACCACGTGCCCGGCGGCTCGTCCGGTGGCTCGGCGGCCGCGGTCGCGTACGGGGCCGTGCCCGTGGCCCACGCGGGCGACGGCGGAGGTTCCATCCGCATCCCCGCCTCGGCCTGCGGGCTCTTCGGCCTGAAGCCCACCCGCGGCCGCATGCCGCTCGGTCCGGGCAAGGGGGAGGGCTGGCACGGCTTCGTCGTGCCTCACGTGCTCTCTCGCACCGTGCGTGACAGCGCCGCGTTCCTCGACGCGACCCACGGCCCCGACGTCGGCGCCCCCTACGTCGCGCCGGCCCCGCGCGGGACCTTCCTCGGCGCGGTCACTCAGTCGTTGAAAGCCCCCGCGAAGCTCCGTGTGGGCTTCACGGCCCGCTCCCTGCTCGGCGAGCACACCCACCCCGAGTGCAAGCAGGCCCTCTCCGCCGCGATGGAGCTCTGCGCCTCGCTCGGGCACGAGGTCGTCGAGGTCGACGTCCCCGTCGATCGCGACGCCGTGCGCGTCGCCTACCTCACGATCGTCGCGGCGGGCGCGGCGTTCGCCGTGGAAGACGCGGGGCGCATCGCGAAGCGCGAGGTCGGCGCCGACGACTTCGAGGCCACCACCTGGTTTCTGGCGCAGGTCGGCCGCGCGCTCTCTGCCCTGGACCTCGAGCGGGCCCGGGCCACCGTCGCCTGCGTGCAGCGGCAGATCGGCGCCCTGTTCGAGTCGCTGGACGTGCTGTCGACGCCCACGCTCGCGTACCCGCCGGCCAAGATCGGCGAGCTCGCCCCGAAGCCCGCGGAGCGCGTCGCCCTCCGCGCGCTGCGCGCCGTGCCGGCCAAGCCGGTGCTGGAGCGGGCCCTCTTCGAGCTCGCGAAGAACGCCCTGGAGCGCACGCCGAACACCATGCTCTTCAACATGACGGGCCAGCCCGCGATGAGCGTCCCGCTCCACTGGGGGGCCGGCTCGTTGCCTATCGGCGTGCAGTTCGTGGGCAAGTTCGGGGACGAAGAGACCCTCCTTGGGCTCGCCGGCCAGCTCGAGGTCGCGTCGCCGTGGAGTGCGCGTCGCCCCTTCAGCTGA
- a CDS encoding alpha/beta hydrolase, whose product MNVTLMTDPHSQVAPAAPSERPLERPPPKAPASRIAAFARALALALVVLAALAYRPAAHHADAAQLLTRFSDSNARVEGLDEQETFVPTPRGPVRARVFAPRARAALPGVVLVHGVHYKGIDESRILRFARAVADTGVVVMLPEISELADYHVDPRSIDTVGAALRELSRRTSRGRVGLMGMSFGGGIALLTAADPRFAEHVGFVVAVGAHDDLGRILRFFATDAITLPDGTTRTQKAHGYGATVLVYNSVERMFAAPDVAEARLALRDWLQEKRDEARAHAAKTSPAAREKLARVFDPDGASLRPELVAMLDTAERDPASRAAGRAVSPHGNLGGLRAPTYLLHGEGDTVIPASETRWLEGQVPPGLLRQALVSPAIQHVEVHGEPTAREKWDLVHFMGEVLGDAHGMR is encoded by the coding sequence GTGAACGTCACCCTCATGACCGACCCGCATTCGCAAGTCGCGCCCGCGGCGCCGTCCGAGCGCCCCCTCGAGCGCCCCCCGCCCAAGGCGCCCGCGTCCCGCATCGCCGCGTTCGCGCGCGCGCTCGCGCTGGCCCTCGTGGTGCTGGCGGCGCTCGCCTACCGCCCGGCGGCGCACCACGCCGACGCCGCGCAGCTCCTCACCCGCTTCTCCGACTCGAACGCCCGCGTCGAAGGCCTCGACGAGCAAGAGACCTTCGTCCCGACCCCGCGAGGGCCGGTGCGTGCGCGCGTGTTCGCCCCGCGGGCCCGGGCGGCGTTGCCCGGCGTGGTCCTCGTGCACGGCGTGCACTACAAGGGCATCGACGAGTCGCGCATCCTGCGCTTCGCGCGCGCCGTCGCGGACACCGGCGTGGTCGTGATGCTGCCGGAGATCTCCGAGCTCGCGGACTACCACGTAGACCCCCGATCCATCGACACGGTCGGCGCGGCCCTGCGTGAGCTGTCGCGCCGCACGTCGCGCGGGCGCGTCGGACTCATGGGCATGAGCTTCGGCGGCGGGATCGCGCTCCTCACCGCGGCCGATCCGCGCTTCGCGGAGCACGTCGGGTTCGTCGTGGCGGTCGGCGCGCACGACGATCTCGGGCGGATCCTGCGCTTCTTCGCCACGGACGCCATCACCCTGCCGGACGGCACCACGCGCACACAAAAGGCGCACGGGTACGGGGCGACGGTGCTCGTTTACAACAGCGTGGAGCGCATGTTCGCCGCGCCCGACGTCGCCGAGGCCCGCCTCGCCCTCCGCGACTGGCTGCAGGAGAAGCGCGACGAGGCGCGGGCCCACGCAGCCAAGACGAGCCCCGCGGCGCGCGAGAAGCTCGCGCGCGTGTTCGACCCCGACGGCGCCTCGCTGCGGCCGGAGCTGGTCGCGATGCTCGACACCGCGGAGCGCGACCCGGCCAGCCGTGCGGCCGGGCGTGCGGTCTCTCCTCACGGGAACCTCGGCGGCCTGCGCGCGCCCACCTACCTGCTGCACGGCGAGGGCGACACCGTCATCCCGGCGTCCGAGACGCGCTGGCTCGAAGGCCAGGTGCCCCCGGGGCTCCTGCGGCAGGCCCTCGTGAGCCCCGCCATCCAGCACGTCGAGGTGCACGGGGAGCCCACCGCGCGCGAGAAGTGGGACCTCGTCCACTTCATGGGGGAGGTCCTCGGCGACGCCCACGGGATGAGGTGA
- the pip gene encoding prolyl aminopeptidase, translating into MALRTLYPAIEPTRRGSLAVSDGHTLYWEESGNPEGKPVVFLHGGPGGGSDPKHRRYFDPARYRIVVFDQRGSGKSTPHASLEHNTTWHLVADVERLREELGVERWQVFGGSWGSTLALAYAQTHPERVTELVLRGIFLLRKQEIDWFYQRGAGAIFPDAWEAYEGHIPEAERGDLVSAYYARLTSDDEAARREAARIWSVWEGRTSCLIPDVELIERTSGDEFSLAFARIECHYFMHGGWLTGERALLAPANLDRMRHIPGVIVQGRYDVVCPAESAWALHKAWPEAALHIVPDAGHSASEPGIVDQLVTATDRFAER; encoded by the coding sequence ATGGCCCTCCGCACTTTGTACCCAGCGATCGAGCCCACCCGCCGCGGCAGCCTCGCCGTCTCCGACGGCCACACGTTGTATTGGGAGGAGTCGGGCAACCCCGAAGGCAAACCGGTCGTCTTCCTGCACGGCGGCCCGGGCGGCGGCTCCGATCCGAAGCACCGGCGGTATTTCGATCCCGCCCGCTACCGCATCGTGGTGTTCGATCAGCGCGGCTCCGGCAAGAGCACGCCGCACGCGTCGCTCGAGCACAACACGACCTGGCACCTCGTCGCCGACGTCGAGCGTCTGCGCGAAGAGCTCGGCGTGGAGCGATGGCAGGTGTTCGGCGGCTCGTGGGGCTCCACCCTCGCCCTCGCGTACGCCCAGACCCACCCCGAGCGCGTGACCGAGCTCGTCCTGCGGGGGATATTTCTCCTGCGAAAACAAGAGATTGACTGGTTCTATCAGCGCGGCGCGGGCGCGATCTTCCCCGACGCCTGGGAGGCCTACGAGGGGCACATCCCCGAGGCGGAGCGCGGCGATCTCGTGAGCGCGTACTACGCGCGCCTCACCTCCGACGACGAGGCCGCGCGTCGGGAGGCCGCGCGCATTTGGAGCGTGTGGGAGGGGCGCACGAGCTGCCTCATCCCCGACGTCGAGCTCATCGAGCGCACCTCTGGCGACGAGTTCAGCCTCGCGTTCGCGCGCATCGAGTGCCACTACTTCATGCACGGAGGGTGGCTCACGGGCGAGCGCGCGCTGCTCGCGCCCGCGAACCTCGACCGCATGCGCCACATCCCCGGGGTCATCGTGCAGGGGCGCTACGACGTGGTGTGCCCGGCCGAGAGCGCGTGGGCGCTGCACAAGGCGTGGCCAGAGGCGGCGCTCCACATCGTGCCGGACGCGGGCCACTCGGCGAGTGAGCCGGGGATCGTGGACCAGCTCGTGACGGCCACCGACCGTTTCGCCGAACGTTAG
- a CDS encoding NAD-dependent epimerase/dehydratase family protein: protein MAKATHLVTGGAGFIGSSIAEALLAAGEKVRIIDDFATGRRQNLESLKGDWELIEGSIVDPEAMARALDGIKIVFHQAAIPSVARSVDTPQLSMMVGVQGTTVLCDLARHKGVRRIMFAASSSAYGDTPTLPKIETMAPSPRSPYAVSKLTCEHILRVSAALYGLETLSLRYFNVFGARQDPTSQYAAVIPNFITAAIRKTRPIVHGDGEQTRDFCYIENTVGANLLAANTSNKLEGQVVNIACGERISLNQLLEHIGAEAGYTIEADYRAPRVGDVRDSLASIEAARELIGYEPKIKVRDGLAKTFAAFKTFTS from the coding sequence ATGGCGAAGGCGACGCATCTAGTGACGGGCGGGGCGGGGTTCATCGGGTCTTCCATCGCGGAGGCGCTGCTCGCGGCGGGGGAAAAGGTAAGGATCATTGACGATTTCGCCACCGGGCGCCGGCAGAACCTCGAGTCGCTGAAGGGTGACTGGGAGCTCATCGAGGGTTCCATCGTCGATCCCGAGGCGATGGCGAGGGCGCTCGACGGCATCAAGATCGTCTTCCACCAGGCCGCCATCCCCTCGGTCGCGCGCTCCGTCGACACGCCGCAGCTCTCGATGATGGTGGGCGTACAGGGCACGACGGTGCTCTGCGATCTCGCCCGCCACAAGGGCGTCCGCCGCATCATGTTCGCCGCCAGCTCATCCGCGTACGGCGACACGCCGACCCTGCCGAAGATCGAGACGATGGCGCCCTCGCCGCGCTCGCCGTACGCCGTGTCCAAGCTGACGTGCGAGCACATCCTGCGCGTGAGCGCCGCGCTCTACGGCCTCGAGACGCTGAGCTTGCGCTACTTCAACGTGTTCGGCGCGCGGCAAGATCCGACCAGCCAATACGCCGCCGTCATCCCGAACTTCATCACCGCGGCGATCCGCAAGACCCGCCCGATCGTCCACGGCGACGGGGAGCAGACCCGCGACTTCTGCTACATCGAGAACACCGTGGGGGCGAACCTCCTCGCGGCGAACACCTCGAACAAGCTCGAGGGGCAGGTCGTGAACATCGCCTGCGGCGAGCGTATCTCGCTGAACCAGCTCCTCGAGCACATCGGCGCCGAGGCCGGCTACACGATCGAGGCCGACTACCGCGCGCCGCGGGTGGGCGACGTCCGCGACTCGCTCGCGTCGATCGAGGCGGCCCGCGAGCTCATCGGCTACGAGCCGAAGATCAAGGTCCGCGACGGCCTCGCCAAGACGTTCGCCGCCTTCAAGACGTTCACGAGCTAG
- a CDS encoding DNA repair exonuclease: MKLVHAADLHVDSPLRGLDRYDGAPVSALRHATRRALENLVTLTLDEGASVLLLAGDLFDGEWRDFGTGLHFASQLARLREAGARVVLVRGNHDASSVVTAHLRLGEHVTELSTAAPETCVFEDLGLAIHGQGYRSRAVRDDLAAACPAPLRDLLNVGLLHTSIDGRPGHEPYAPARRETLLEKGYAYWALGHVHAREVVSTDPWVVFSGNLQGRHAREVGPKGATLITVEDGKIRAVEARALDAVRWAHVAVSATDARVVDDVLERASEAVAEAARGADGRLLAARITVSGLPALGSTLAAETAGLETQLRLALVSERGDSVFLEKVRVRLEPARAPGAAAAEALLEATSDEEELERRELDRDLRELEKRLPPGLRADLEADHASCLDEALARARGAVRDALRRPEGDS, from the coding sequence GTGAAGCTCGTCCACGCCGCCGATTTGCACGTCGACAGCCCGCTCCGTGGGCTCGATCGGTACGACGGCGCGCCCGTCAGCGCCCTGCGCCACGCGACCCGAAGGGCGCTCGAGAACCTCGTCACGCTCACGCTCGATGAGGGCGCGAGCGTCCTCCTGCTGGCCGGCGATCTGTTCGACGGCGAGTGGCGCGATTTCGGCACGGGCCTCCATTTCGCTTCCCAGCTCGCGCGCCTCCGCGAGGCGGGCGCGCGGGTCGTGCTCGTCCGCGGGAACCACGACGCGTCGAGCGTGGTCACCGCGCACCTGCGCCTGGGCGAGCACGTCACCGAGCTGTCCACGGCCGCGCCCGAGACCTGCGTCTTCGAGGACCTCGGCCTCGCCATTCACGGCCAGGGCTACCGCTCACGTGCGGTGCGGGACGATCTCGCGGCGGCGTGCCCCGCGCCGCTCCGCGATCTGCTCAACGTGGGGCTCCTGCACACGTCCATCGACGGTCGGCCCGGGCACGAGCCCTACGCTCCGGCCCGGCGAGAGACCCTCCTCGAGAAGGGATACGCCTACTGGGCGCTCGGGCACGTGCACGCGCGCGAGGTCGTCTCCACCGACCCTTGGGTCGTCTTCTCCGGCAACCTTCAGGGGCGCCACGCACGCGAAGTCGGCCCCAAGGGGGCGACGCTGATCACGGTCGAGGACGGGAAGATCCGCGCGGTCGAGGCGCGCGCGCTCGACGCGGTGCGGTGGGCCCACGTCGCGGTCTCCGCGACCGACGCGCGCGTCGTCGACGACGTCCTCGAGCGGGCCAGCGAGGCCGTCGCGGAGGCCGCGCGAGGTGCGGATGGGCGCCTCCTCGCCGCACGGATCACCGTGTCGGGGCTGCCCGCCCTCGGTTCGACGCTCGCGGCGGAGACGGCGGGACTCGAGACGCAGCTGCGCCTCGCCCTGGTGTCGGAGCGCGGCGACTCCGTGTTCCTCGAGAAGGTCCGCGTTCGCCTCGAGCCCGCGCGCGCGCCCGGCGCCGCAGCCGCCGAGGCGCTCCTCGAGGCGACCTCCGACGAAGAGGAGCTCGAGCGGCGCGAGCTCGATCGCGATCTGCGCGAGCTCGAGAAGAGGCTCCCGCCCGGGCTCAGGGCCGACCTCGAGGCCGACCACGCGAGCTGCCTCGACGAGGCCCTCGCGAGGGCGCGCGGGGCCGTGCGCGACGCGCTGCGCCGCCCCGAGGGCGATTCGTGA